The sequence below is a genomic window from Hippocampus zosterae strain Florida chromosome 7, ASM2543408v3, whole genome shotgun sequence.
ttctttttcaagaatgGATTGGAAACTGTTGCGGTAACTGTCCAGCAGTCTTCCCTCCTGTTAGATAAGTGCTTAAGGTAAATATTTAATGACAGGGGAAACACAAGTCAAGTTCCATCGATAACAGCGACACATGCTTCATGCATATTGCAAACTCGGAATGGAGTCCCAACTAGATCCAGTTGTGCTGGATGTTCTCTGTCTGCTGACAGCTCGACGTGTTGTTGATTTAGAGACATCACCTGCGCCCTTCCTCCCGCAGTCAATCACGTCGCTTTAGATTTCTGACAACAACGCATCCCACAAAGCAATGCGAAAGCTCTGTCGCATTGTGCGATGCGGCTGCCATTTTGGAACTCCCACATTAACATTTTGGTCCCCTTTCTGTTGACAGCTCGTAACGAGCCACTAAAGAAAGATCGACCCAAGTGGAAGAGCGACTACCCGATGACCGAGGGCCAGCTGCGGAGCAAACGTGACGAATTCTGGGACACTGCGCCCGCTTTTGATGGCCGCAAGGAGATCTGGGATGCCCTAAAGGCCGCCGCAGTGGCTCTGGAGTGTAATGACCACGAGCTGGCGCAGGCCATCGTCGACGGGGCCAGTATCACCCTGCCACACGGTGAGCCAGACCACAACATGCACCGGTCTCCAAAAACAACCAGTTGATCTCGTTATGCAAACACCGATAACGATCATTTTCCCAGGTACTCTGACGGAGTGTTACGACGAACTCGGCAATCGCTATCAGCTACCCGTCTACTGTCTCGCTCCACCCGTCAACCTCATTTCAGAGCGCAGCGACGACGATCACAGCGACAGTCCCCAGCTCTCGGTAGCGCCGAAGAAGGAATTTCAGCTGAAGGTACAGATGACACTTGTGTTTAATTCCTTCCATTCTGATACCGTTCGCCCCAGTGCATGTAGCATCCTGCCCTGCAAGTGCCACACCTTCCAAAGCATCTTCTGTGTTTATTGTGCCAGATTATAGCATTCATTCTGTATGACAGCTGACACACGTGTCGAAAGAGCTGCTGGCGAGCGCATTGTGTACACTGTGTACACAATTATGTTATCTGCAAAGTTTCTCTGGGCCGGTGTCATTCTTAACATTGCACGTCGACTGCAGGTGCGCCTGTCCACAGGCAAGGACCTGCGCCTGAGCGCCAGCATGACGGACACTATTGGTCAGCTGAAGAAGCAGCTGCACGCCCAGGAGGACATCGAGGCCGCCCACCAGCGCTGGTTCTTTTCGGGCAAACTCCTTACGGACAAGACACGGCTGCAAGACACCAAGATCCAGAAGGACTTTGTCATTCAGGTCATTGTCAACCCTCAGGCACACCCCAAGATGTCACCTAcaaccaccacccccaccccaacccccgccgccgccgccgccaccagcagcagcagccctgAATCGGAGTAGTTGAGGTCAAAAACCAAAGCAGTGTGGAGCATTTTATTCTTCAAAACGGATGAAGCCAGCACAACTCATGCATACTCTGGCCGTTGCCCTTTTATCTGAACTAAAGCTTGCCAGGTGCCAATGGGGAGAACGCGAGGTGGCGTTTATGTGCGCGTCAGCAGACTCTAAAACGTCGCTGCGATCCTACTTCTTTCCAAGGGGAAGGCAGAAAGCAGGACAACAATCTCCTTTAATATTTTCTTATATTGTGAAAATGTTGTTAATtgcgcgtgggttttttttgcacattttaagAGAACTTTTGTAGGAGTTTGTGTGCCTTCTGCAATACGAAACAAAAAAGGGGTTCATATCCACATGGATAGTATATTTGCTGGTCTAAAAACTCAATCCGAGCTAGGTTGCGTGCATTTATCCACGTGCGAGTGCATACTTGCAGAAATATATCACCCTCACGTTATTACATATCTTCTTCAGGAACTGCAGTCGCTTATTCAGGAAATCAAGAATTCCTATCCAAATAGGATGTAATGTCTGTTCCTGACACTCCCAAGGGCCTTTTCGTTTCGTTTGAGCTGTACTTGCCCCCACCAGTCCGCTCACCAGTTGTCATTATGGTCCCGAAGAAATTGCCCCCATTTCCTGTCCCAGACCAGGAGCACAATCTTTTATATGAGTTGCAGCATTTGGAATGGGTATTCGATTCAGTTTCTTCACTCGACAGTGCGTGAAATGAATcataaattaccggtaatcaatttattgttgtctttttttggggggggggattacttGTCATGGGATTGAAGGAGTTTccagaatgttctgaactcctgtttcctAGTCAGTCTTAATTATATCAACAATTATAATCGATATTTTAATATCTGTATATAATATTGGACCCATATTGCCCACTCTAATTGATCATATTAAGTGAAGAGATCTTAAATATGGCCTTTTAAAGGGCCTTTTTTATAGTCTTAAATTGGGATTCCATCTGTAATACGCTCTGGAATAGAACATATTTTAATTTGTGACGCCTTGATTTCGACTGGACTCTGAACTAATCCTCCTCACGCTGACTGACGTTTTCAAAAGCACAAGACTGCATAAAAAGtagcaacattaaaaaaaagcaggtttTGATGAACCATTTTCAGATAACAGTATGTGACTAACTGTCACTGCACATCATGAGTTTGTTTTGTCTAGAAGGCAAACTGTCCCGTTTGCTGccgcaaagaaaaagaaaatgcaatgaACAACGTTATTGCTATTAAATAGCTATCAGGTGAATTTTTCAAGCTGGAAAAAACCCGTAGCAAAAGTGCAACTACACTTGAACTCAAATCATATTCAGTGCAATGCAGTGGCTCATCTTGTCTCTCATGACTTGCCTTTACACATTGAGTTTCTGGTTGCTGTCGCACTTGATTTAtgctgtttttatgttgatattgcCTCTTAAAACAGGCAACATTGGTTTGCaatgccttttttaaaaatatatattttaagtaaCACCATTGGCTACATCTGTTTTTTAGAGTACAATCATGGAAATACATTTTAACCACATCTCACCATGGCAAGATTTCAATTCCTTTCAGCTTGTTAGCCAGAGCTTTTTGCTATTGGGTAGGTTTCTTATTCATTGTATGCAAAACGTGAAGGGATGTCATCTTTGTGCAATAAATATACTCTTGACGTAGGCCTAGATGACCGTGAATTTGATGGAGCACCAGCTGTTTATGCGAGTTCCGTATCCAAACGGGAACGAGCACAACCGTTTTATCTATAGAATCAGCAGATGCCTGTGTCAACTGTTTGTTTACCTTTGACACTTTGTATTCCAAGCTGTCGCTCTGACCTCTCACCTGGGAGCTCatctttttcaaaattaaataagAATTCTTACAACCTGCCCATctcatgttgttcttttttgttttaattaaatcgTGCTATTGTTTTTAGCCATTGGGTCAGTGTATCA
It includes:
- the ubtd1b gene encoding ubiquitin domain-containing protein 1; its protein translation is MGGCVGRYWERWDDAQSRGSSRNGGRGARNEPLKKDRPKWKSDYPMTEGQLRSKRDEFWDTAPAFDGRKEIWDALKAAAVALECNDHELAQAIVDGASITLPHGTLTECYDELGNRYQLPVYCLAPPVNLISERSDDDHSDSPQLSVAPKKEFQLKVRLSTGKDLRLSASMTDTIGQLKKQLHAQEDIEAAHQRWFFSGKLLTDKTRLQDTKIQKDFVIQVIVNPQAHPKMSPTTTTPTPTPAAAAATSSSSPESE